The proteins below come from a single Rhodohalobacter sp. SW132 genomic window:
- a CDS encoding dienelactone hydrolase family protein: MKTIPVLICFLFLFQTALAQDFAVQQLENSPRHHEWIELGINDRTLYNFVAYPEVSENVPVVIVIHENRGLTDWVRSFSDQIAEAGYIAIAPDLLSGFDEDHARTSDFENSDAARDALYRLDPDQIINDLIAVQNYSGMLSSSNGKVIVAGFCWGGSQTFRFATYTEGIEASLVFYGSAPDEEEVYQYINAPIYGFYGENDQRINATIPATEERMDQFDKIFNYEIYDGAGHAYMRSGDSPDASPENKEARDKSWERLKEILNQYK, encoded by the coding sequence ATGAAAACCATCCCTGTTTTAATCTGCTTCCTGTTTCTGTTTCAAACAGCATTAGCCCAGGATTTTGCCGTGCAGCAGCTCGAAAACTCGCCCCGTCATCACGAGTGGATTGAGCTGGGAATAAATGATCGCACGCTCTACAATTTTGTAGCCTATCCGGAAGTATCGGAAAATGTACCCGTTGTGATTGTTATCCACGAAAACCGCGGACTGACGGACTGGGTGAGGAGTTTTTCAGATCAAATAGCCGAAGCGGGATATATCGCTATCGCACCGGACCTGCTTTCAGGTTTTGATGAGGATCATGCGCGCACTTCCGATTTTGAAAACTCAGATGCTGCCCGTGATGCACTCTACCGGCTGGATCCTGATCAGATTATCAATGATCTGATTGCTGTTCAGAACTACTCAGGTATGTTAAGCTCATCAAATGGGAAGGTTATTGTTGCCGGATTTTGCTGGGGCGGTTCTCAAACATTCCGTTTTGCAACCTACACCGAGGGCATTGAGGCTTCACTCGTTTTTTACGGAAGCGCACCGGATGAAGAAGAGGTATATCAATATATCAACGCTCCGATTTATGGCTTTTATGGGGAAAACGATCAGCGGATAAATGCTACAATCCCTGCAACTGAAGAGCGGATGGATCAGTTCGATAAGATATTCAATTATGAAATTTATGACGGAGCCGGCCACGCATACATGCGCAGTGGTGACAGCCCCGATGCTTCCCCCGAAAACAAAGAAGCGAGAGACAAATCCTGGGAACGCCTCAAAGAGATCCTAAATCAATACAAATAG
- a CDS encoding DPP IV N-terminal domain-containing protein, whose translation MILRYSLSISISLFITFALFSSDTIAQDANFELAEQFTSQQMQKMTGNTFLRTRWIEDEDRFWYEWEDTNGKRWEFVDAGNQTRRPLFDRDEMAAQLSEEFSRGFNAKDLDLKEFDYDTDRGFFTFHIDSLEFKYHIDRDELVRGDSLKPDESESWQSFSPDSTWIAFSREHDLYVMQADDPDSTEIRLTNDGERWYSYQADHGDTTSTERLRSRASWFEDSQKLYVKRQDWRDVDELWVINTIAQRPELETYKYNLPGEENHYQDEIMVFDMETHEGIRLDTDKWPDQSLGGVYVSGGGVYTSDESDYLWILRRNRTWDEIDVVKANTTTGETEVLWSEKSEPYFNVMNSYLGVINNGEEYIWWSERTGWGQLYRYDSEGNLVNRITDGHFMVADVAAIDTAASTIYFEGFGLEEDRNPFHAHYYKVEFDGSGQELITSENGNHSVSMSDSRDYFVQNFSRPDLPTKAVLRDNQGRTIMDLEEVDLTKMYEVGYTLPEEFSVKAADGTTDLFGVMWKPADFDSSKSYPIISYVYPGPQVEPYPRGFSVGGTAARAHSLSQVGFVVIAMGNRGGSPLREKWYHSYGYDNLRDYALADNRYGIEQLGARRDYIDLSRVGIYGHSGGGFMSTAALLTYPEFFKVAVSSAGNHDNNVYNIWWSEFHHGVTASTDSVTVENEDGEEVKEEKTTFSSRIPANQELADNLQGRLLLVHGEMDNNVHPAHTYRMADALIRAGKRFDMMIFPEARHGFGRYSSYFERMLWDYFAEHLLDYREDGVDYNIPDHLD comes from the coding sequence ATGATCTTACGCTACTCTCTTTCGATTTCAATCTCCCTTTTTATCACATTTGCACTCTTCTCATCTGATACAATTGCCCAGGACGCCAACTTTGAACTCGCCGAGCAGTTTACTTCTCAACAAATGCAAAAAATGACGGGCAACACTTTTTTGCGTACCCGTTGGATTGAAGATGAAGACCGTTTCTGGTACGAATGGGAAGATACAAACGGGAAACGATGGGAGTTTGTGGATGCAGGAAACCAAACCCGGCGCCCGCTTTTCGATCGGGATGAAATGGCCGCTCAGCTTTCTGAAGAGTTCAGCCGGGGATTCAATGCAAAAGACCTCGATCTCAAAGAATTTGATTACGATACCGATCGCGGTTTTTTCACCTTTCATATCGATAGCCTGGAATTCAAATATCACATCGACCGGGATGAGCTGGTTCGGGGTGATTCGCTGAAACCGGATGAAAGTGAGAGCTGGCAAAGTTTCTCGCCCGACAGTACCTGGATCGCATTTTCCCGTGAGCACGATCTCTATGTGATGCAGGCCGATGACCCGGATAGTACGGAAATCCGCCTGACGAACGACGGGGAACGCTGGTACAGCTACCAGGCCGATCACGGCGATACAACATCCACAGAAAGACTGCGATCCCGTGCCAGCTGGTTTGAAGATTCTCAAAAACTGTATGTAAAGCGTCAGGACTGGCGCGATGTGGATGAACTTTGGGTGATAAACACCATCGCGCAGCGTCCGGAACTGGAGACCTACAAATACAATCTGCCGGGTGAGGAAAATCATTACCAGGATGAAATTATGGTGTTTGATATGGAAACCCACGAAGGAATCCGGCTCGATACCGATAAATGGCCCGATCAGTCCCTTGGCGGAGTTTACGTCAGCGGCGGCGGAGTTTATACATCGGATGAATCGGACTATCTGTGGATTTTACGGCGAAACCGAACGTGGGATGAAATTGACGTCGTAAAAGCCAATACCACAACGGGTGAAACGGAAGTGTTATGGTCGGAAAAAAGTGAACCCTATTTTAATGTGATGAACTCCTATCTTGGGGTCATTAACAACGGCGAGGAGTACATCTGGTGGAGCGAACGCACCGGCTGGGGACAGCTTTATCGATACGACAGCGAAGGCAACCTGGTGAACCGAATTACGGACGGACACTTTATGGTAGCTGATGTGGCTGCCATCGATACGGCCGCGAGCACCATCTATTTTGAAGGGTTTGGTCTGGAAGAAGATCGAAATCCGTTCCATGCTCATTATTACAAGGTTGAATTTGACGGATCAGGCCAGGAACTCATCACATCCGAAAACGGAAACCATTCCGTGAGTATGAGTGATTCCCGGGATTACTTTGTGCAGAACTTTTCACGTCCCGATCTGCCGACAAAAGCTGTGTTGAGAGATAATCAGGGCCGGACGATAATGGATCTTGAAGAGGTGGACCTCACCAAAATGTATGAGGTCGGCTACACTCTGCCGGAAGAGTTCAGTGTGAAAGCTGCAGATGGCACCACAGATCTGTTCGGTGTGATGTGGAAACCGGCTGATTTTGATTCTTCTAAATCGTACCCGATCATTTCGTACGTCTATCCGGGTCCGCAGGTTGAGCCCTATCCGAGAGGGTTTTCGGTAGGCGGAACGGCAGCAAGAGCTCACTCACTTTCGCAAGTTGGATTTGTGGTGATCGCGATGGGGAACCGTGGAGGAAGCCCGTTGCGGGAAAAATGGTATCACAGCTATGGTTACGATAATCTGCGGGATTACGCGCTGGCAGATAACCGCTACGGAATTGAACAGCTCGGTGCCCGCCGTGACTATATCGACCTCAGCCGCGTAGGAATTTACGGTCATTCCGGCGGTGGATTTATGAGCACGGCCGCACTGCTGACCTACCCCGAATTTTTTAAAGTAGCGGTTTCATCTGCCGGAAATCACGACAATAACGTTTATAACATCTGGTGGAGTGAATTTCATCACGGCGTAACCGCATCGACAGACTCTGTAACCGTGGAAAATGAGGATGGTGAAGAGGTGAAAGAGGAAAAAACCACGTTCAGTTCGCGTATTCCTGCAAACCAGGAACTGGCTGATAATCTGCAGGGGAGATTGCTTCTGGTTCACGGGGAGATGGACAACAATGTTCACCCCGCTCACACCTATCGAATGGCAGATGCTCTGATTCGCGCAGGCAAGCGGTTTGATATGATGATTTTCCCTGAAGCACGCCATGGGTTCGGCCGTTACTCCAGCTACTTCGAACGGATGCTCTGGGATTATTTTGCCGAACACCTGCTGGATTACCGGGAAGACGGAGTGGATTATAATATTCCCGATCACCTGGATTGA
- a CDS encoding GxxExxY protein, protein MHENDLSYRIRGAAFTVHTELGPGLFESVYEVALAHELQKDGLDVKRQLGIPVHYDGLRMDQGYRADLLVVGKVIVEIKSVETLQDVHYKQLLTYIRLADIRLGLLMNFNSVSLKDSITRIVNDL, encoded by the coding sequence ATGCATGAAAATGATTTGAGCTACAGAATTCGAGGAGCTGCATTTACTGTTCACACCGAATTGGGTCCGGGGCTATTTGAATCTGTTTACGAAGTTGCGTTAGCGCATGAGTTACAAAAAGACGGATTGGATGTAAAAAGGCAGCTGGGCATTCCCGTACATTATGATGGTTTAAGGATGGATCAGGGATACCGCGCGGATCTTCTTGTGGTCGGAAAAGTAATCGTTGAAATAAAATCTGTAGAAACGTTACAGGATGTACATTACAAGCAGTTGCTCACCTATATTCGACTGGCCGATATACGTTTAGGTTTGCTGATGAACTTCAACTCTGTATCTCTTAAGGATTCCATTACCAGGATTGTAAATGACCTTTAA
- a CDS encoding RagB/SusD family nutrient uptake outer membrane protein: MYKLASKITIALFGVVLFMSCDGLLDTSPTTNVDPVTAQENIQGIEAILTSVYNRLQSEFRYGRELVLTPDILADNTDQHPTTSGRGDNYAVNSQGSHISFWNTAYLTINEANYVIAGSSEVENVPQSTRDRLRGEALFQRGLAYFDLARTYGYEPGREVDGWTQSAILRTEPTRDVNDADYRGRESNTVIYQQVVDDLDEAIQLLSSDDRGVYFANYVAANALMARVHLYLENWQEAIEYADEALANTSIQLLDDVSDFESNPFNSVPNPESLWELNIDPVEESLGSNVGLCPWTNPTHWFDITISENLMETFDEDDYRLNLFAVHSDGFPYTLKWACSTGPFDDNVPIIRLPELYLIKAEAHAELDQLSDALSNLEELQTARGLSPFVSADKDEIIEEIMVERRRELHFEGHRWFDLKRRGMDIPKQAGATTVPYTDYRLLSIISQSEVDNNPNLDQNPGY; the protein is encoded by the coding sequence ATGTATAAATTAGCAAGTAAAATTACTATCGCTTTGTTCGGCGTGGTGTTGTTTATGAGCTGTGACGGTTTATTGGATACCAGTCCAACCACCAATGTGGATCCGGTAACGGCACAGGAGAATATCCAGGGAATTGAGGCGATTCTAACCTCAGTTTACAACCGATTGCAAAGCGAATTCCGTTATGGCAGAGAACTTGTTCTCACCCCGGATATTTTAGCAGATAATACCGATCAGCACCCGACGACATCCGGTCGCGGTGATAATTATGCAGTGAACAGTCAGGGATCACACATCTCCTTTTGGAACACTGCATATCTTACCATAAATGAGGCCAATTATGTTATTGCAGGTTCTTCAGAAGTTGAAAACGTGCCACAGTCAACACGCGACCGATTACGTGGCGAAGCCCTGTTTCAAAGAGGTCTTGCTTACTTTGACCTTGCAAGAACGTACGGGTATGAGCCTGGGCGTGAAGTTGATGGATGGACGCAAAGTGCCATTCTTCGCACAGAACCAACTCGTGATGTGAACGATGCTGACTATAGAGGCCGTGAAAGTAACACCGTTATATATCAGCAGGTAGTAGATGATCTTGATGAAGCAATTCAGTTGCTATCCTCTGATGATCGGGGAGTATATTTTGCCAATTATGTTGCTGCAAATGCATTAATGGCAAGAGTACACCTTTACCTTGAAAACTGGCAAGAAGCCATTGAATATGCTGACGAAGCACTTGCCAATACAAGTATTCAGCTTCTTGATGATGTATCCGATTTCGAATCAAATCCATTCAATAGTGTTCCAAACCCGGAATCTCTTTGGGAACTCAATATAGATCCTGTTGAAGAGAGCCTTGGGTCAAATGTTGGGCTTTGTCCGTGGACCAACCCAACACACTGGTTCGACATTACTATATCTGAAAACCTGATGGAAACATTTGACGAGGATGACTATCGGTTGAATCTTTTTGCGGTTCATTCGGATGGGTTTCCTTATACCTTGAAATGGGCATGTTCTACAGGTCCGTTTGATGACAATGTGCCGATTATCCGATTACCCGAACTCTATCTGATTAAGGCAGAAGCTCATGCCGAGCTCGATCAGTTATCTGATGCTCTTTCCAATCTTGAAGAGCTTCAGACAGCACGGGGACTCTCGCCATTTGTGTCTGCGGACAAGGATGAGATCATTGAAGAGATCATGGTTGAAAGACGTCGTGAGCTTCATTTCGAAGGTCACAGATGGTTTGATCTGAAGCGTCGAGGGATGGATATTCCAAAACAGGCGGGTGCGACAACTGTGCCCTATACTGATTACAGGTTATTGTCTATTATCTCCCAATCCGAGGTAGATAATAACCCTAATCTGGATCAGAACCCCGGATATTAA
- a CDS encoding ABC transporter ATP-binding protein, producing the protein MQNRSSDTRHALRVTDLRKSYEGEPVLQNLNLDVPAGTIFGLIGPNGAGKSTFIGLLTGLLERDSGDIFINDRELTLDNELEIKNEIASVLQPPLLFENFTSYEFTTYVCEMYGTSGPDLNDKIKSLFTYFEIEEYLYVKVRQLSSGSRKKLAFCTAILTEPKLLFLDEPFESVDVISIGRMKTVIRKLKDKGTTIFITSHILEVVENLCDDIAILHQGKILAYLDAKSRHELQKDSNLNEIFENYIDIHDKGDELLNWF; encoded by the coding sequence ATGCAAAACCGATCTTCAGATACCCGACATGCACTCCGCGTTACCGACCTCCGGAAAAGCTATGAAGGCGAACCGGTACTCCAGAACCTGAACCTTGATGTTCCGGCCGGTACCATCTTCGGGTTGATTGGTCCGAATGGCGCTGGAAAAAGCACCTTTATTGGTCTTTTAACCGGGCTTTTAGAACGAGATTCCGGAGATATTTTCATCAATGACCGTGAACTGACCCTAGACAACGAACTGGAAATTAAAAATGAGATCGCGTCTGTCCTTCAGCCGCCGCTCTTATTTGAAAATTTCACCAGTTACGAGTTTACCACCTATGTTTGTGAGATGTATGGAACGTCCGGGCCGGATCTTAATGATAAGATCAAATCGCTGTTTACCTATTTTGAGATCGAGGAATATCTCTATGTAAAAGTACGTCAGCTCTCCTCCGGAAGCCGAAAAAAACTGGCGTTCTGCACCGCCATTTTAACCGAACCGAAACTGCTTTTTCTGGATGAACCATTTGAAAGCGTGGATGTGATATCCATCGGTCGAATGAAAACCGTAATTCGAAAACTTAAGGATAAAGGGACCACCATTTTCATTACCAGCCACATCCTTGAGGTTGTCGAAAATTTGTGTGATGATATCGCCATACTGCACCAGGGAAAAATCCTCGCCTACCTCGACGCCAAATCACGACACGAACTTCAAAAAGACTCCAACCTTAACGAAATCTTCGAAAACTATATCGACATACACGATAAAGGAGATGAGTTGTTGAATTGGTTTTAG
- a CDS encoding DUF4843 domain-containing protein, which translates to MKYQTISKLFILLALPLLLWGCFEDHASQFHLDDVNQVEWAPPDRSSSSLSYTATLEADQSENVTITLEVQLIGAQTGSDRIVGVAVSEDGDAEEGQHFEILNSNNEVVIPANSSSGTVEVQILASNIGNGESVSTILELQDGNELRAAVNLKDLSLTIEKEEPEDDD; encoded by the coding sequence ATGAAATATCAAACAATTTCCAAACTTTTCATATTGCTCGCACTTCCATTGTTGTTGTGGGGTTGTTTTGAAGATCACGCATCTCAATTTCATCTCGATGATGTAAATCAGGTAGAATGGGCTCCGCCAGACCGATCCTCAAGCTCCCTTTCCTATACGGCAACGCTGGAAGCAGATCAGTCAGAAAATGTAACGATAACTCTGGAGGTGCAGCTTATTGGTGCACAAACCGGTTCAGACCGTATAGTTGGTGTTGCAGTTTCTGAAGATGGAGATGCCGAAGAAGGTCAGCATTTTGAAATCCTCAATTCAAATAATGAAGTAGTGATCCCTGCAAATAGTAGCAGCGGTACTGTGGAGGTTCAAATTTTGGCGTCAAACATTGGAAATGGTGAAAGCGTCTCAACCATACTGGAGCTGCAGGATGGGAATGAGCTTAGAGCTGCAGTCAATCTGAAAGATCTGAGTCTCACAATTGAAAAAGAAGAACCTGAGGATGATGATTAA